The Rhodoferax sediminis genome has a segment encoding these proteins:
- a CDS encoding IclR family transcriptional regulator: MKRSDPTVPAKPTVQVIERMFALIDILASRDEAVSLKEISALTGLHPSTTHRILNDLATGRFVDRPEAGSYRLGMRLLELGNLVKGRLSVRDAALGPMRELHHLIQQPVNLSMRQGDEIVYIERSFGERSGMQVVRAIGGRAPLHLTSVGKLFLANDDPQRVRTYATRTGLSGHTKNSITQLPALERELAKARQYGTARDNEELELGVRCMGAGIYDDQRKLIAGLSISAPADRLDEGWLPKLQATVNQISAALGYKPPPGRPT; this comes from the coding sequence CTGTCCCGGCAAAACCCACCGTGCAGGTCATCGAGCGCATGTTTGCGCTCATCGATATCTTGGCCTCGCGCGATGAAGCCGTCTCCCTGAAAGAAATCAGCGCGCTGACCGGTTTGCATCCATCTACCACCCACCGCATCCTGAACGATCTGGCCACCGGCCGCTTCGTGGACCGTCCCGAGGCGGGCAGTTACCGGCTGGGCATGCGCTTGCTGGAGCTCGGCAACCTGGTCAAGGGGCGTTTAAGCGTGCGTGATGCGGCGCTAGGGCCGATGCGTGAGCTGCATCACCTCATTCAGCAGCCCGTGAACCTGAGCATGCGCCAGGGCGATGAAATCGTGTACATCGAACGCTCTTTTGGCGAGCGCTCGGGCATGCAGGTAGTGCGCGCAATCGGTGGGCGCGCACCGTTGCACCTGACCTCGGTGGGCAAACTGTTTCTGGCGAACGACGACCCTCAACGCGTACGCACCTATGCGACGCGAACGGGTCTGAGCGGGCACACCAAGAACAGTATTACCCAGCTGCCCGCGCTGGAGCGAGAACTCGCCAAGGCCAGGCAGTATGGCACTGCGCGCGACAACGAAGAGCTGGAATTAGGGGTGCGCTGCATGGGCGCCGGCATTTATGACGACCAGAGAAAACTGATTGCCGGTTTATCGATTTCGGCGCCGGCGGACCGCCTCGACGAGGGCTGGTTACCCAAGCTTCAAGCGACCGTCAACCAGATATCAGCGGCTCTAGGCTACAAGCCTCCGCCGGGCCGGCCGACCTGA